The genomic interval AAAATGCTCCTGCTGTGGTGAAACTCCACCACTTAAAAGCAATGATGGTATTTATGAATTAGAACGAATTTCTTCATATCTCAGTATCAGCACAAAGGCTGTTTCCAAATCAAAATTTTCAATTCCCAGGAAAAATTGCTCAGTCGTGGTCAAATCTTGATAATACCGATCCTAAATATATTTATGCCAAGAAAAATAACCTTTGGCACTATCATATTGGACATACTGAATATGTTCAAAGCAATGGTCCATATATGACTTCAGAATGGATTGTTCATTTTATTTGGAATAAATATGATAAAAAGAATTGCAATAAAATAAAGTTGGTGGATTACACTCCACATAAAATATTAGGCTCCTTCCCACAGCCACAGCCTTATACTTTAGAATAATTTTACTTCTATTAACCAAGCCCTCAAACGAGGGCTTTTCTTTTCTCTATTCCTATTCATTCCACTGCCAAACCCTGCCTTTGAATTGCCCATAAAAAAGTTGGTAAATTGAACGACTATGAAAAAAGCCCCAAACCTTGATGGAATGGGGCTTTATAGTTAGGAGTCGCTGATTTTTTTTAATAAGTTTTCAGAGGGGCTTGCCAACCGGGCCTCTTTTTGTTTTTTGCAGGAGTCGTTTAACTTTCTTTGCTTTGCAGATTTATCTGCTCCGGCAAACAAAGATTAACCACCCTACTCGCATCAGAAATGCTGTTTGATAACCTCGTCAAACGCTTCTTCAGCCGACTTGCCCTGCTTCATCAATACCGTGATATCGATCGAATATTCACCGATGCTAGGCGGAAGCAGGTCGCGATGGGTCTTGAAATAGTCGTATTTTTGCGAATCGATCAGATCCTGTACTTTGACCGTAGCAGCACGCGTGCCGCCAGTGGTGCGGGTACGGGTTGCGCTGACTTTGGCGCGGACACCAACACCTGCGATGGCGGCGTTGATTTGGTCTAGTGTATACACCACGCTACCGTTGCTGCCCACAAATTCATCCGTCACCGGATGCAGCAAATGATGGGTGCTGTTGAACGCCATTTTTTTATCAGAGCTGTTAATGACCTGATAAAACGGGCGTTGCCCACCGTGGGCCAGCCCGAACTGAACGCGATCTCCGTAGGTTTTCATTTGTCCTACTACGTCATTCAGGTAATCAGCTGACAGAGTATGAATTGTGCCGTCCCAGCGCTTGCTTCTTGTCGTCTTCAAAATACAATATGTCCAATAATGATGGCTAAACCGCGTTACGCCGGTCTGATGCTGGGGATTTGCACCAAATTGGGCTAAGCCGTGCCGGGCGTAATTCAGGCCAGTAATTCAAAGTGATAAATCAGATTAGACCGACATTATCCCCCGGCACCATTTATTCCGAACAGACTCAGGCAAAATATTTTTACATTATTTTGCATAAATATTGCCTCAAAGCATGAAAAAATTGAGATTTGCTGCCAATGTGCGTTGATTTGGCTCCTAAGCTGCGCTGGGCGCGCATCTCAGGGCAACTTAGGGATAACTTGACGTCTGGGCAACTTTTGTGTCTTGCAGCTGGGTGGCTTAAGGAACAATCGTTGTGAAGAGGTAAACCGCAAAAATAACCAAATGGATGGTGCCCTGCATCACGGTGGTGCGGCCGGTCCCGAGCGACAGCGTGGCGACGATGAAAGACAGCAATAGCAAGACGGTGGATTTGATGTCTAGTCCCAAAGACAAAGTCCAACCGGTCGTCAGCGAGACGATCGCTACCGCAGGAATGGTCAGACCGATACTGGCCAAGGCCGATCCAAGGGCTAAATTCAAACTGGTTTGCAAACGGTTAGCGCGTGCCGCACGTACCGCCGCCAAGCCTTCTGGCAATAAGACGACGGCGGCAATAATGATGCCGACCAGCGTTTTCGGCGCACCGGCGCTGGCGACTACCGCTTCCAGCGTTGGGGCCAGCGATTTTGCTAACAATACGACTGCGCCTAAACACAGCAGCAACAGACCGCCACTGATCCAGGCCACTTTGACGGACGGTGGAGCAGCATGAACTTCTTCATCATTGGTGGATTCATCCGGCAGAAAATAATCGCGGTGGCGAACTGTCTGGACTAGTACAAATGTGCCGTACAACACTAAAGAAATGACGGCAATAAACGCTAGTTGGCTGTTGCTATACACCGGACCGACTACGCTCGATGTGTAATTAGGCAGCACCAGCGTCAGCACCGCAATCGCTGCCAGCGTCGCCAGCGATGCACTGACGCCCAATAGGCCGAAGGTCTGCTCTTTGTGGCGACTGGCCCCTGCCAATAGACAAATACCGACGATACCGTTGAGGATAATCATGATGGCCGCGAATACCGTATCGCGCGCCAGACCCATTGTTTCTTCGCCACCCGCCAGCATCAGCGACACAATCAACGCCACTTCAATCAGCGTTACCGCCAATGCCAGCACCAAGGTCCCATAAGGTTCTCCGACCCGATGTGCGACGACTTCTGCGTGGTACACGGCGGACAGTACACCGCCCAACAAGCCAAGGACCAGAATGATTGAATAGGCAGCGCCAAGATTAAACTGGGTACCGGCTAGCAGTATCCAGCCAGCAATCGGCGCAACGACGGTCCATTTGGGGAGGGGGGGAAATTTTTTCATGTCCCCGATTGAACACGACTAGAACATTTTTTGCAAGCAAGCGTTTGCGGTAATAACGCTGATTGACTAGCTAAAACACCGTTTTTTTACTCTATCTGCCATCAGATGCGATTTTCGACATGGAGCGATACGAGACGTCAAACCAAGGAATTCACTTAAATTACAGCAGCAAACCTCTATTTTTTTAATCCTCACGAAGTACAGTGCCCTGCTCTCTCCACCAACGACAAAGACAAAGACAAAGACAAAGACAAAGATAGACGACTATCACGCTAATTGGCACCGTCGCTATTTATAAATCGCAAAAAATTTCTATTTCCCCCTCCAAAACCTTGTCATTTTTTACTGAATGTAGATGCGCTTTCGATCGAGGGGGAAAACGGTCTGCTTTTAAATCACTGCCCGGCGTCTCATCTTTGCGTCGTCACACCGCTTCAACTTTGCTCGCTTGGTTGCGTCGATAAAAATTTAAAAATTCCTCTGCTGGTAAAGCCTTTGCAAACAACCAGCCCTGACCGTATTCAACTTCCCGGGCTAGCAAATAATCAGCTTGTTCCTGGGTTTCTATACCCTCTGCAATGATATCCAGTTGCAGGGTTTTAGCCATGCCGATGATGTGCGGCGTCACGCTGCTGGTAGCAGAATCGGTACCGATGGTGTCGATAAAGGATTTGTCGATTTTCAACGCATCCAATGGAAATCCTAGCAGATACGACAAACTCGAATAGCCGGTCCCAAAATCGTCAATCGCCACTGCAAATCCCATCGTGCGAGCACGGCAAATCGTCGTTCGCGCGGCTTCAATATCCATAAAACCGCGTTCAGTTGCCTCCAGCCAGATTTGTTTTGGCTTGATACCCG from Glaciimonas sp. PCH181 carries:
- a CDS encoding calcium:proton antiporter gives rise to the protein MKKFPPLPKWTVVAPIAGWILLAGTQFNLGAAYSIILVLGLLGGVLSAVYHAEVVAHRVGEPYGTLVLALAVTLIEVALIVSLMLAGGEETMGLARDTVFAAIMIILNGIVGICLLAGASRHKEQTFGLLGVSASLATLAAIAVLTLVLPNYTSSVVGPVYSNSQLAFIAVISLVLYGTFVLVQTVRHRDYFLPDESTNDEEVHAAPPSVKVAWISGGLLLLCLGAVVLLAKSLAPTLEAVVASAGAPKTLVGIIIAAVVLLPEGLAAVRAARANRLQTSLNLALGSALASIGLTIPAVAIVSLTTGWTLSLGLDIKSTVLLLLSFIVATLSLGTGRTTVMQGTIHLVIFAVYLFTTIVP